From one Melioribacteraceae bacterium genomic stretch:
- a CDS encoding PAS domain S-box protein, with protein sequence MISLFTLFEGMLIGLFFFSALFSLFLALKYIDRKTNLAYFVFATFLGLGITFNLLGFYSNQVSEFLLIDKISTSLLAIAGISYIYLLSNLTKYVNRPLEIFAIICLSIFFIINIVLPNGAAWSHVEQMSPTQIFNVETIYYAEGTASRWLLFVLAILLLLLFYSSLAIRFLFRTGQKQKAVILLSMFTIGLSGLIVDQALIYFYNIQILLLDDLGYMGFIVLVGYINFYSVLKSAQMKKDLEQNEIKFRSLFQNAGDGILLIKDGKIIECNKKSLQIFDCKEDELIGKAPHEISPKYQSSGELSSELEEQKIKEALVGESLFFEWIHKRKDGSLFNAEITLDKFILNENQFLQARVKDVTHTKSMEIQLKESEFKLRTLIEGMNDGVMQVDNDDRIVFVNNKFTEILGYTLDEIKGKPGYEVLLDQADHHIIKKMNTLRTKKVASQYEIAFRSKSGKKIDFLVSGSPVYNSEGEVIGSFGVLTDITLRKSSEERIKLSEEKFRSFIEQSSNGFVLMDKNGIIIEFNAAQEKLTGIPKQQAIGKYIWDIQLSIIDTSEIPLLEAKEKLNRIKMLTSDPKRGRSFIEKIKQTEIKIINRNGNSLVILQSIFPIQTEKELYVGSIYIDITERKIAEEAVRNIIDSSPFGAHSYKINGNDDLIFSGYNKSAEQILGSDHSVFMNKTMEELFPHLTKTELVDVYKKLAKGELRNYEGIIRYDEKGVRGIFEIFAFNTGENKMSVFFIDTTEKRKAEDTIAIERKNFLRIFEDSPIPMQIIEKEVPHKRLIVNKAYSDLVGVSIQEIYSSSIIDAVKNENLPVELYGELSHMLEYNGELENHPFNFYHKKLGKRNLLLTLRPIIFNDTECILNVVQDITEIEKARKELQSAFNYIQFIMDSIQSVIISVDVELFVTHSNKASREYFDEEAEDEYLFNMFPGLNFIEDSLREAIRNQSESDSTTKSIIKENGEIKNFLLTVSKIKNEQQPGFVLMIEDVTERQKIDELMIQSEKMLSVAGLAAGMAHEINNPLGTIVQGCQNILRRTSDVLPKNNDIAQGLGLTITAIEAYMKERQIHDIIESMRTAAAKASEIIKNMLQFSRRSESKKVKYDMIKLVNDTLELAYNDYDMKKKFDFRNIDIIKEFPESLPDIKITVTEIEQVIFNIVRNAAQAIHEENNLEKIPQIIFRLKLEAEYVVLEIEDNGPGIPEKISHRIFEPFFTTKEVGDGTGLGLSVSYMIIKNNHDGILTFNSKVGRGTTFIIKLPR encoded by the coding sequence ATGATCAGCCTTTTTACCCTTTTCGAAGGAATGTTGATTGGATTGTTTTTCTTTAGTGCTCTCTTCAGTCTATTCTTGGCTTTAAAGTACATCGATAGAAAAACGAATCTAGCATATTTTGTATTTGCAACCTTTCTCGGATTGGGTATAACTTTTAACCTCCTCGGGTTTTATTCTAACCAAGTTTCAGAATTTTTATTAATCGATAAAATTAGTACTTCATTGTTAGCCATTGCAGGTATTTCATATATTTATCTATTATCGAATCTTACCAAGTATGTAAATCGTCCGCTTGAAATCTTTGCAATAATATGTTTATCAATATTTTTTATCATCAACATTGTATTACCTAACGGTGCAGCATGGAGTCACGTTGAGCAAATGTCTCCTACACAAATCTTTAATGTAGAAACAATCTACTACGCTGAAGGTACTGCATCAAGATGGTTGTTGTTTGTGCTGGCAATTTTACTATTACTTCTTTTCTATTCATCGTTAGCAATACGTTTTTTATTCCGAACAGGACAAAAACAAAAAGCCGTAATTTTATTATCAATGTTTACCATTGGTTTATCCGGATTAATAGTTGATCAAGCTCTAATATATTTCTACAATATTCAAATCCTGCTGCTGGATGATTTGGGTTACATGGGCTTTATAGTTTTAGTTGGATATATAAATTTTTACAGTGTTCTGAAATCAGCCCAAATGAAAAAAGATTTAGAACAAAATGAGATTAAATTCCGATCTTTGTTTCAAAATGCCGGCGATGGAATTCTACTTATAAAAGATGGTAAGATTATAGAGTGCAATAAAAAATCATTGCAGATATTTGATTGTAAAGAAGATGAATTAATAGGTAAAGCTCCTCATGAAATTTCTCCCAAATATCAATCATCGGGGGAGCTTTCATCCGAACTCGAAGAACAAAAGATTAAAGAGGCATTGGTTGGCGAGAGTTTATTTTTCGAATGGATTCACAAGCGAAAAGACGGTTCACTTTTTAACGCAGAAATTACGCTGGACAAATTTATTCTAAATGAAAATCAGTTTTTGCAAGCCCGAGTTAAAGATGTTACCCATACAAAAAGTATGGAAATTCAATTAAAAGAAAGTGAGTTTAAATTAAGAACACTCATCGAAGGAATGAACGACGGTGTTATGCAGGTCGATAACGATGATAGAATTGTGTTTGTAAATAATAAGTTTACCGAAATTCTTGGTTATACATTGGATGAAATCAAAGGTAAACCTGGTTACGAAGTTTTGCTCGATCAGGCTGATCATCATATTATTAAAAAAATGAACACACTTCGTACAAAGAAAGTAGCAAGTCAATATGAAATTGCATTTAGAAGTAAGAGCGGAAAGAAAATCGATTTCTTAGTAAGCGGATCGCCGGTTTATAATTCAGAAGGTGAGGTAATAGGCTCATTTGGTGTGTTGACGGATATAACTTTAAGGAAATCATCCGAAGAACGAATCAAGTTAAGTGAAGAAAAATTTAGATCGTTTATCGAGCAATCTTCAAACGGTTTTGTTTTGATGGATAAGAATGGAATCATAATAGAATTTAATGCTGCACAAGAAAAGTTGACCGGAATTCCAAAGCAGCAAGCAATAGGTAAATATATATGGGATATACAGCTAAGTATAATTGACACTTCAGAAATTCCTCTGCTGGAAGCAAAGGAGAAGTTAAATAGAATTAAAATGTTGACAAGTGATCCTAAACGCGGTAGAAGTTTTATCGAAAAAATTAAACAGACGGAAATAAAAATTATTAATAGAAACGGAAATAGTTTGGTAATTCTTCAATCTATTTTCCCGATTCAAACTGAAAAAGAACTCTATGTTGGTTCAATTTATATCGATATAACAGAGAGAAAGATAGCTGAAGAAGCTGTTAGAAACATAATTGATTCTTCTCCTTTTGGTGCTCATAGTTATAAAATTAACGGCAACGATGATCTTATCTTTAGCGGCTATAATAAATCAGCGGAGCAAATATTAGGTTCGGATCATTCTGTTTTTATGAACAAAACTATGGAAGAACTTTTCCCGCATTTAACCAAAACCGAGTTGGTTGATGTATATAAAAAATTGGCTAAAGGTGAACTTAGGAATTATGAGGGAATAATAAGATATGACGAAAAGGGAGTAAGAGGAATTTTTGAAATCTTTGCTTTTAATACCGGCGAAAATAAAATGAGTGTATTTTTTATTGATACTACAGAAAAACGAAAAGCTGAAGATACAATTGCAATTGAACGAAAAAATTTCTTGCGAATATTTGAAGATTCACCGATACCAATGCAAATTATCGAGAAAGAAGTACCGCATAAGAGATTAATTGTTAACAAAGCTTACTCAGATTTAGTCGGTGTAAGTATTCAAGAAATTTACTCGTCGTCAATTATTGATGCCGTTAAAAATGAAAATTTGCCGGTTGAGCTTTATGGTGAACTAAGTCATATGCTTGAATATAATGGTGAGTTAGAAAATCATCCTTTTAATTTTTATCACAAAAAACTTGGTAAAAGAAATTTACTGCTTACACTTCGCCCAATAATTTTCAACGATACAGAATGTATCCTTAATGTGGTTCAAGATATCACCGAGATAGAAAAGGCAAGGAAAGAATTACAATCGGCTTTTAACTATATCCAATTTATTATGGATTCGATACAAAGTGTAATAATTTCGGTGGATGTTGAATTGTTTGTGACTCATTCTAATAAAGCATCACGCGAATATTTTGATGAAGAGGCAGAAGATGAATATTTGTTTAACATGTTCCCGGGGCTTAATTTTATTGAAGATTCTTTACGTGAAGCAATTAGAAATCAATCAGAATCCGACAGTACTACAAAAAGTATAATAAAAGAAAATGGCGAGATTAAAAATTTTCTACTTACGGTTTCAAAAATTAAAAATGAACAGCAACCCGGTTTTGTATTAATGATTGAAGATGTAACCGAACGACAAAAGATTGATGAACTTATGATTCAATCAGAAAAAATGTTAAGTGTTGCCGGATTAGCAGCCGGTATGGCGCACGAGATAAATAATCCGCTTGGTACAATAGTTCAAGGATGTCAAAACATTTTACGTAGAACATCAGACGTTTTACCGAAGAATAATGATATTGCACAAGGACTTGGTTTAACAATTACAGCGATTGAAGCTTACATGAAAGAACGGCAAATACATGATATCATTGAATCTATGAGAACAGCAGCCGCTAAAGCTTCCGAGATTATAAAGAACATGCTCCAGTTCAGCAGAAGAAGTGAATCTAAGAAAGTAAAATACGATATGATTAAGCTGGTTAACGATACGCTTGAATTAGCATATAATGATTACGATATGAAGAAGAAATTCGATTTTAGGAATATTGATATAATTAAGGAGTTTCCTGAATCATTGCCTGATATAAAGATTACAGTAACTGAAATTGAACAAGTAATTTTCAACATTGTGCGTAACGCGGCTCAAGCTATTCATGAAGAAAATAATTTGGAAAAGATCCCACAAATTATTTTTAGATTGAAATTGGAAGCTGAATATGTAGTTCTCGAAATTGAAGATAATGGTCCCGGAATCCCCGAAAAAATTAGTCATAGAATTTTTGAACCATTCTTTACAACGAAAGAAGTAGGAGACGGAACCGGATTAGGTTTATCGGTATCATATATGATTATAAAGAATAATCATGATGGAATTCTTACGTTCAATTCAAAAGTAGGAAGAGGAACCACATTTATAATAAAATTACCAAGATAA
- a CDS encoding response regulator, which translates to MKNIKLLILDDDYDVRLNLQIYFEDEGIDCSAYEDSVTALSEFSNSEFEVGIVDLRLPVMNGEEFILEAHKLNLRTKFLIYTGSSDYKLSKELIDIGMTQNDVYHKPIKSMDIFVKKIKELSTSL; encoded by the coding sequence ATGAAAAACATTAAGCTGTTAATTTTGGATGATGACTATGACGTAAGATTAAACTTACAGATCTATTTTGAAGATGAGGGCATTGATTGTTCTGCTTATGAAGATTCTGTAACTGCGTTAAGTGAATTTTCGAATTCTGAATTTGAAGTTGGAATTGTGGATTTACGTTTGCCGGTTATGAATGGAGAAGAGTTTATATTAGAAGCACATAAACTAAATCTCCGAACTAAATTTCTCATCTACACCGGTTCTTCGGATTATAAACTTTCAAAAGAACTAATTGATATCGGAATGACTCAGAACGATGTTTATCATAAACCAATAAAATCAATGGACATTTTCGTTAAGAAAATAAAGGAATTATCCACCAGTCTATAA